The following coding sequences lie in one Mesorhizobium sp. NZP2298 genomic window:
- a CDS encoding glutamate--cysteine ligase, with product MARDTTDFRPIEGVDELVEHLAEGNKPRDKWRIGTEHEKFPFYVDGNAPVPYGGERGIRAILEGMQEKLGWDPIIDDGRIIGLVEPTGQGAISLEPGGQFELSGAPLETIHQTCREGNAHLAQVREIAEPMGIRFLGLGGSPKWSLAETPKMPKSRYEIMTRYMPKVGTKGLDMMYRTCTIQVNLDFESEADMRRKMQVSLKLQPLSTALFANSPFTESRPNGLQSWRGDIWRDTDNQRSGLLEFCFSPEFGFADYVEWALDVPMYFVIRDGHYHDMTHITFRQFMAGAARNEVPDGLPTMGDWANHLSTLFPDVRLKRFLEMRGADGGPWRRICALPAFWVGLLYDEAALDAAEALTSSWTYKEVLAMRNAVPELGISAPFRNATLREMARDVLAISRTGLKNRGKKNRDGYDETSFLNTLDEVVARGTTSAEEMLSAYHTRWGGSIEPVFMEYAY from the coding sequence ATGGCGCGCGACACAACCGATTTCCGGCCGATCGAAGGTGTCGACGAACTCGTCGAGCACCTGGCCGAAGGCAACAAGCCGCGCGACAAATGGCGCATCGGCACCGAGCACGAGAAATTCCCCTTCTATGTCGATGGCAACGCGCCCGTGCCCTATGGCGGCGAGCGCGGCATCCGCGCCATCCTGGAAGGCATGCAGGAAAAGCTGGGCTGGGACCCGATCATCGATGACGGCCGCATCATCGGCCTGGTCGAGCCGACGGGCCAGGGCGCGATCTCCCTCGAGCCCGGCGGCCAGTTCGAGCTTTCCGGCGCGCCGCTGGAGACCATCCATCAGACCTGCCGCGAGGGCAATGCGCATCTGGCGCAGGTGCGCGAGATCGCCGAACCGATGGGCATCCGCTTCCTCGGCCTCGGCGGCAGCCCGAAATGGTCGCTGGCCGAGACGCCGAAAATGCCGAAATCGCGCTATGAGATCATGACGCGCTACATGCCCAAGGTCGGCACCAAGGGCCTCGACATGATGTACCGCACCTGCACGATCCAGGTTAACCTCGACTTCGAGAGCGAAGCCGACATGCGCCGCAAGATGCAGGTCTCGCTGAAGCTGCAGCCGCTGTCGACGGCGCTGTTCGCGAACTCGCCTTTCACCGAGAGCCGGCCGAACGGCCTGCAGAGCTGGCGCGGCGACATCTGGCGCGACACCGACAACCAGCGCTCCGGCCTGCTCGAATTCTGCTTCTCGCCGGAGTTCGGTTTCGCCGACTACGTCGAATGGGCGCTCGACGTGCCGATGTATTTCGTCATCCGCGACGGCCACTATCACGACATGACGCACATCACCTTCCGCCAGTTCATGGCCGGCGCCGCGCGCAACGAAGTGCCGGACGGGCTGCCGACGATGGGCGACTGGGCGAACCACCTGTCGACGCTGTTCCCCGACGTCAGGCTGAAACGTTTCCTCGAAATGCGCGGCGCCGATGGCGGCCCGTGGCGGCGCATCTGCGCGCTGCCGGCCTTCTGGGTCGGCCTGCTCTATGACGAGGCGGCGCTCGACGCGGCCGAGGCGTTGACCTCGAGCTGGACCTACAAGGAAGTGCTGGCCATGCGCAACGCGGTGCCGGAGCTGGGCATTTCCGCGCCCTTCCGCAACGCCACGCTGCGCGAGATGGCACGCGATGTGCTGGCCATCTCGCGCACGGGGCTGAAGAACCGCGGCAAGAAGAACCGTGACGGCTACGACGAAACCTCGTTCCTCAACACTTTGGACGAAGTGGTCGCGCGCGGCACGACCAGCGCCGAGGAGATGCTTTCGGCCTACCACACGCGCTGGGGCGGCTCGATCGAGCCGGTGTTCATGGAATACGCCTATTAA